One Mycolicibacterium parafortuitum DNA segment encodes these proteins:
- a CDS encoding putative bifunctional diguanylate cyclase/phosphodiesterase, with amino-acid sequence MLVTSVAAQLMGAGAASWVEASRGVLAELVAHFDVDVSFLRRNDHSIRASILVAEWPVRPETPDPDPLAVVYFADADPVFALAEHQKEPLVFRPEPATDEYQKTIEESRQVPQVSMACVPLLSEDDTTGVLGFIKFGDRDWTEEELNALQAIASLFAQVQARVQAEEQLRYLAEHDDLTGLCNRRALLAHLDERLAEDQPGPVAALFFDLDRLKAINDYLGHTAGDRFIRVLAERLRESTETPNMIARLGGDEFVVVPSQPMDVAAAEALAHQLQSKLRERVSIDGETLSRTVSIGVAQGIPGRDTTSDLLRRADQAVLAAKGSGGNQITVFTEDMSLQNEFDNDIELHLQGVIENGALLLHYLPEIDMRTGDILAAEALVRWQHPTRGLLSPDAFIGVAESINFAGELGRWVMRTACAEFAAWRARGIGRDAIMRINVSPVQLVTDGFVETVAGIIDEFGLDHGSVCLEITESMVVQDIETTRVTLDGLKKTGVLVAIDDFGTGYSALSHLKSLPVDTLKIDKSFVRELGSDPGDLAIVRAIIALAEAFGLELVAEGVETDAAALTLLRHGCHRAQGFLLSRPIPGEAMETLFSQGRIPVSFSKS; translated from the coding sequence ATGCTCGTCACGTCAGTGGCGGCACAACTCATGGGCGCCGGTGCCGCTTCCTGGGTGGAGGCCAGCCGAGGTGTCCTCGCCGAATTGGTGGCCCACTTCGACGTCGATGTCAGCTTCCTGCGGCGTAACGATCATTCGATCCGGGCATCGATCCTGGTCGCCGAATGGCCGGTTCGGCCCGAGACCCCCGATCCAGACCCGCTCGCGGTGGTCTACTTCGCCGACGCCGATCCGGTGTTCGCCCTGGCCGAACACCAGAAGGAACCGCTGGTGTTCCGGCCGGAACCGGCCACCGACGAGTATCAGAAGACCATCGAGGAGAGCCGCCAGGTTCCCCAGGTCTCGATGGCATGCGTTCCGCTGTTGTCCGAGGACGACACCACCGGGGTGCTCGGCTTCATCAAGTTCGGCGACCGCGACTGGACCGAAGAGGAACTCAACGCGCTCCAGGCGATCGCCTCGCTGTTCGCCCAGGTGCAGGCGCGGGTGCAGGCCGAGGAGCAACTCCGGTACCTCGCCGAGCACGACGACCTGACCGGCCTGTGCAACCGGCGTGCGCTGCTCGCCCACCTCGACGAGCGTCTCGCCGAGGACCAGCCCGGTCCGGTGGCCGCGCTGTTCTTCGACCTGGACCGCCTCAAGGCCATCAACGACTATCTCGGGCACACCGCGGGCGACCGGTTCATCCGGGTGCTGGCCGAGCGGCTCCGCGAGAGCACCGAGACCCCGAACATGATCGCCCGCCTCGGCGGCGACGAGTTCGTCGTCGTGCCCAGCCAACCGATGGACGTGGCCGCCGCCGAAGCGCTCGCCCACCAGCTGCAGTCGAAGTTGCGCGAACGCGTGTCGATCGATGGCGAGACCCTGTCCAGAACCGTCAGCATCGGTGTGGCACAAGGCATTCCGGGGCGAGACACCACGTCGGATCTACTCCGGCGCGCCGACCAGGCCGTGCTGGCCGCGAAGGGTTCCGGCGGAAACCAGATCACCGTGTTCACCGAGGACATGTCTCTGCAGAACGAGTTCGACAACGACATCGAACTGCACCTGCAGGGCGTGATCGAGAACGGTGCGCTGCTTCTTCACTACCTGCCCGAGATCGACATGCGCACCGGCGACATCCTCGCCGCCGAGGCACTCGTGCGCTGGCAGCACCCGACCCGCGGTCTGCTGTCCCCCGATGCGTTCATCGGGGTGGCCGAGTCGATCAACTTCGCCGGCGAGCTGGGCCGCTGGGTGATGCGGACGGCGTGCGCGGAGTTCGCCGCATGGCGGGCCCGTGGCATCGGCAGGGACGCCATCATGCGGATCAACGTCTCCCCGGTGCAACTGGTCACCGACGGCTTCGTCGAGACGGTGGCCGGCATCATCGACGAGTTCGGTCTCGACCACGGTTCGGTCTGTCTTGAGATCACCGAGAGCATGGTGGTGCAGGACATCGAGACGACCCGGGTGACCCTGGACGGGCTGAAGAAGACCGGTGTGCTGGTTGCCATCGACGATTTCGGAACCGGTTACAGCGCGTTGTCGCACCTGAAGTCGCTACCGGTGGACACGCTGAAGATCGACAAGAGTTTCGTGCGTGAACTCGGTTCGGACCCCGGGGATCTCGCGATCGTGCGGGCGATCATCGCCCTCGCCGAGGCGTTCGGCCTCGAGCTGGTCGCCGAGGGTGTCGAGACCGACGCCGCGGCGCTGACCCTGCTTCGGCACGGCTGCCATCGGGCACAGGGCTTCCTGCTCTCCCGCCCGATCCCCGGCGAGGCGATGGAAACCCTGTTCTCTCAAGGGCGCATCCCCGTCAGCTTCTCGAAGTCCTGA
- a CDS encoding acyl-CoA dehydrogenase family protein: protein MDLGWSATDLAFRDEVRGFLDEKLTPELRQAGRLMTSVYADHDASMEWQRILHERGWAAPAWPVAYGGCDWGLTQHYIFSRESTLAGAPSLSPMGIRMVAHAIIKFGTDEQKDFFLPRILTGEVFFCQGYSEPEAGSDLAALSMAARDDGDHLVCTGSKIWTTHAREANWMFALVRTTRDEKKQRGITFLLIDMSTPGIEIRPLVMTSGEEVQNQVFFDEVRVPKKNVIGRIDDGWTVAKYLLEFERGGGAVAAGLQVMAENIAEVAAGQPGPDGGRLLDDPAFARKLADARIRTEVLEILEYQVLAVVAEGGNPGAKSSMLKVLGTELSQTITELAMEAAGPRGRVYQPHATFPGGPIAEFEPPHDGYVSGEPWQAVAPLRYFNDRAGSIYAGSNEIQRNILAKAALGL, encoded by the coding sequence ATGGATTTGGGCTGGTCTGCGACCGACCTCGCGTTCCGCGACGAAGTGCGGGGATTCCTCGACGAGAAACTGACCCCGGAACTCCGGCAGGCCGGGCGGTTGATGACGAGCGTCTACGCCGACCACGACGCCAGCATGGAGTGGCAGCGCATCCTCCACGAGCGCGGCTGGGCGGCTCCCGCGTGGCCGGTGGCCTACGGTGGCTGCGATTGGGGCCTGACCCAGCACTACATCTTCAGCCGGGAATCGACGTTGGCCGGAGCGCCGTCGCTGTCGCCGATGGGGATCAGAATGGTCGCCCACGCGATCATCAAGTTCGGCACCGACGAGCAGAAGGACTTCTTCCTGCCCCGGATCCTGACCGGCGAGGTGTTCTTCTGCCAGGGTTACTCGGAGCCGGAAGCGGGCTCGGATCTGGCGGCGCTGTCGATGGCCGCCCGGGACGACGGCGATCACCTGGTCTGCACCGGCAGCAAGATCTGGACCACCCATGCGCGGGAGGCCAACTGGATGTTCGCGCTGGTGCGCACCACCCGTGACGAGAAGAAGCAGCGGGGCATCACGTTCCTCCTCATCGACATGTCCACCCCGGGCATCGAGATCCGCCCGCTGGTCATGACGTCCGGCGAAGAGGTGCAGAACCAGGTCTTCTTCGACGAGGTGCGGGTGCCCAAGAAGAACGTCATCGGTCGGATCGACGACGGCTGGACCGTGGCGAAGTATCTCCTCGAGTTCGAGCGCGGTGGCGGAGCCGTCGCCGCGGGCCTGCAGGTGATGGCCGAGAACATCGCCGAGGTGGCCGCCGGACAGCCGGGCCCCGACGGCGGCCGGTTGCTCGACGATCCCGCGTTCGCGCGCAAGCTGGCCGACGCCCGCATCCGCACCGAGGTGTTGGAGATCCTGGAGTACCAGGTGCTCGCCGTGGTCGCCGAGGGCGGCAACCCCGGGGCGAAATCCTCCATGCTCAAGGTGCTCGGCACCGAATTGAGCCAGACCATAACCGAACTCGCGATGGAAGCGGCGGGACCGCGTGGGCGCGTGTACCAACCCCACGCGACGTTCCCCGGCGGTCCGATCGCCGAGTTCGAGCCGCCGCACGACGGCTACGTCAGCGGTGAGCCCTGGCAGGCGGTCGCACCGCTGCGGTACTTCAACGATCGGGCCGGCTCGATCTACGCCGGCAGCAACGAAATTCAGCGCAACATCCTCGCCAAGGCAGCATTGGGGCTCTAG
- a CDS encoding acyl-CoA dehydrogenase family protein — protein sequence MDFKLTDEQELLRGGLTRFLATRYDLEKSRAAAKTGAGWQPEVWRAFAEELGILGATLPEDNGGIGGGPVEMMLIAEALGHALVVEPYVDTAVVAAGLLLRAGGAVADALLEQIVAGSAIVSLAATEQTSGDFWQDVSTRAVRDGDDWVLTGEKIVSSATPLAGHVLVTARTDGERTDTAGISLFVVDLAAAGAGITAHHYRTIDDRRASDIVLDGLRLPAAALLGPEGGAWPSLARARDEGAAAVAAEAVGCMRKVLADTVEYCKQRQQFGQPIGSFQVLQHRMVDMYMEVEQAAAAALLAVLKLDEDEATRARAVSAAKATIGRAAQFVGQQAVQLHGGMGMTEELAIGHYFKRLTALQFEFGSTDHHVTRYGRLTTR from the coding sequence ATGGACTTCAAACTCACCGACGAACAGGAACTGCTGCGCGGCGGCCTGACCCGGTTCCTCGCGACCCGCTACGACCTCGAGAAGAGCCGTGCCGCAGCGAAAACCGGCGCGGGCTGGCAGCCCGAGGTGTGGCGCGCGTTCGCCGAGGAACTCGGCATCCTCGGCGCCACACTCCCCGAGGACAACGGCGGGATCGGCGGCGGTCCGGTCGAGATGATGCTCATCGCCGAAGCACTGGGACACGCGCTGGTCGTCGAACCGTACGTGGACACCGCCGTCGTCGCGGCCGGGCTGCTGCTGCGCGCCGGCGGCGCGGTCGCCGACGCGCTGCTCGAGCAGATCGTGGCCGGCTCCGCGATCGTCTCGCTGGCAGCCACGGAGCAGACGTCCGGTGACTTCTGGCAGGACGTCAGCACCCGAGCCGTGCGCGACGGCGACGACTGGGTGCTCACCGGTGAGAAGATCGTGTCGTCGGCCACGCCGCTGGCCGGGCACGTCCTGGTCACCGCGCGCACCGACGGCGAACGCACCGACACCGCCGGGATCTCGCTGTTCGTGGTGGATCTCGCCGCGGCCGGGGCCGGCATCACGGCGCACCACTACCGCACCATCGATGATCGCCGGGCGTCCGACATCGTGCTCGACGGCCTGCGGCTGCCGGCGGCAGCGCTGCTGGGTCCCGAGGGCGGCGCGTGGCCGTCGCTGGCCCGCGCCCGCGACGAGGGCGCCGCGGCGGTCGCCGCCGAAGCCGTCGGATGCATGCGCAAGGTGCTCGCCGACACGGTCGAGTACTGCAAGCAGCGGCAGCAGTTCGGTCAGCCGATCGGCAGCTTCCAGGTGCTCCAGCACCGCATGGTGGACATGTACATGGAGGTCGAACAGGCCGCCGCCGCAGCACTTCTGGCGGTGCTCAAGCTCGACGAGGACGAGGCCACCCGCGCGCGGGCGGTGTCGGCGGCCAAGGCCACCATCGGTCGGGCCGCCCAGTTCGTCGGCCAGCAGGCGGTGCAGCTGCACGGCGGCATGGGGATGACCGAGGAACTCGCCATCGGCCACTACTTCAAACGGCTGACCGCGCTGCAGTTCGAGTTCGGGTCAACCGACCACCACGTCACGCGCTACGGTCGGCTGACCACCCGGTAG
- a CDS encoding universal stress protein, producing MSTTSAPLGIVVGVDGSAASRVAIDWAARDAAMREVPLTLVHVLPSASMQSWVQVPLPAAFYEDERKEATRLLAEARTVVESAVPEAVPAITEKILSGQPVPTIADLSKNAAMVVVGSRGLGKWERRLLGSVSSGLVHHAHCPVAVVYDEDPLIPHPAQAPVVVGIDGSPASEHATAIAFDEACRRGVDLVAVHTWSDAGYELPGTTWSEVQPEEDMLLAERLAGWQERYPDVTVHRVVRRDQPARRLLEEGAKAQLLVVGSHGRGGFAGMLLGSVGSQVVQSSRTPVIVARSS from the coding sequence ATGTCCACCACATCTGCACCCCTCGGCATCGTCGTCGGCGTCGACGGCTCGGCCGCATCGCGAGTGGCGATCGATTGGGCTGCCCGTGACGCCGCGATGCGGGAGGTGCCCCTGACCCTCGTGCATGTGCTGCCCAGCGCGTCGATGCAATCGTGGGTCCAGGTGCCGTTGCCCGCCGCGTTCTACGAGGACGAGCGCAAGGAGGCGACACGGCTTCTGGCCGAGGCGCGCACCGTCGTCGAATCGGCCGTCCCGGAAGCCGTTCCGGCCATCACCGAGAAGATCCTGTCCGGTCAGCCCGTGCCGACGATCGCCGACCTGTCGAAGAACGCCGCGATGGTCGTCGTCGGCAGCCGTGGTCTGGGCAAGTGGGAACGCCGGTTGCTCGGCTCCGTCAGCTCGGGCCTGGTCCACCACGCACACTGCCCGGTCGCCGTCGTCTACGACGAGGACCCGCTGATCCCGCACCCGGCGCAGGCTCCCGTCGTGGTCGGGATCGACGGCTCGCCGGCCTCCGAGCACGCCACCGCGATCGCGTTCGACGAAGCCTGCAGACGAGGTGTCGATCTGGTCGCGGTGCACACCTGGAGCGATGCCGGATACGAACTGCCCGGCACCACCTGGAGCGAGGTCCAGCCCGAAGAGGACATGCTGCTCGCCGAACGGCTGGCCGGGTGGCAGGAACGCTATCCCGACGTGACCGTGCACCGGGTGGTCCGGCGCGACCAACCCGCGCGGCGGCTGCTCGAAGAGGGCGCGAAGGCGCAGTTGCTCGTGGTCGGCAGCCACGGCCGCGGCGGTTTCGCCGGAATGCTGCTCGGGTCCGTGGGCTCTCAGGTCGTGCAGTCCTCGCGGACCCCGGTGATCGTGGCCAGGTCGTCGTGA
- a CDS encoding alpha/beta fold hydrolase translates to MDGGVLLVHGGMCTSSCWSPVAERLALPVIAVDLPGRGSRRCDLLEVSLDDCVRTVLECADDAGWRRFALVGHSLGGVTVTETAHRCPDRITHLVYVGALIPGPGQGGCGLAYGADWPAGEIATIDEGVARAMFGNDLTDDQWATWWPSFVPEAPRLMNARLSGYPNGVPTTYVGLTDDVAVPPTLWDEMTSHLPGPVDRRQIDAGHMVMWSKPTELAALLSELLTESLLTQTTSAPSAPR, encoded by the coding sequence ATGGACGGCGGGGTGCTGCTCGTGCACGGCGGTATGTGCACGTCGTCGTGTTGGAGCCCGGTCGCCGAACGTCTCGCGCTGCCGGTGATCGCGGTCGACCTGCCCGGCCGCGGAAGCCGGCGTTGCGACCTTCTCGAAGTGAGCCTCGACGACTGCGTCCGCACCGTCCTCGAGTGCGCCGACGACGCCGGGTGGCGGCGCTTCGCCCTGGTCGGGCACTCGCTCGGCGGGGTGACCGTCACCGAGACCGCCCACCGCTGTCCCGACCGCATCACACACCTCGTGTATGTCGGCGCATTGATCCCGGGACCGGGCCAGGGCGGATGCGGACTCGCGTACGGGGCGGACTGGCCCGCCGGAGAGATCGCCACGATCGACGAGGGTGTTGCCAGGGCCATGTTCGGCAATGACCTCACCGACGACCAGTGGGCGACGTGGTGGCCCAGCTTCGTCCCCGAGGCGCCGCGGCTGATGAACGCTCGGCTCAGTGGTTACCCGAACGGCGTACCGACGACCTACGTCGGCCTGACCGACGATGTGGCCGTACCCCCGACGCTGTGGGATGAGATGACGAGCCACCTGCCGGGACCGGTGGACCGCAGACAGATCGACGCCGGCCACATGGTGATGTGGTCGAAGCCAACGGAATTGGCCGCGTTACTCTCGGAGCTGCTGACCGAATCGCTGCTGACACAAACTACGTCAGCTCCGTCGGCGCCTCGGTGA
- a CDS encoding DUF1214 domain-containing protein yields the protein MTETHEATAAWRELLDTLRELDASFMTGPKAVTDDRHVADGYRMLATTLGVAFDTYLFADPSRPRWVEVNSPFRPDRRWGGDNTDALYFMCPVDPARRYRISGNRGDSVYFSITAYNEPSPGAWSDRIVALVRDDDLDIDEDGNFSFEFGPQPDAAVLMTRDYQADPLTGRPVSWTIEALEPPDPFRHSEAETAAALRAGAAWLRTMFAILPLAVGVKNSDAHEFGHETAMAANDFAEPYQVPDANFGWSARDACYAYGSFDLAEDEALVITHRPPACRFWNLVVWNQFMAVPGVSDARSSVNGFTAVPNSDGSVTVVLSRGMTAHPNSLTTLDYPRGNLAFRWFLADQVPARPEVSLVKVTEAPTELT from the coding sequence ATGACCGAAACCCATGAAGCGACAGCGGCGTGGCGGGAGTTGCTCGACACGCTGCGGGAGCTCGATGCGTCCTTCATGACCGGGCCGAAGGCGGTCACCGACGATCGGCATGTCGCCGACGGCTACCGCATGCTCGCCACCACGCTCGGCGTCGCGTTCGACACCTATCTGTTCGCCGATCCGAGCCGCCCGCGCTGGGTCGAGGTGAACTCGCCGTTCCGGCCCGACCGGCGCTGGGGTGGCGACAACACCGACGCGCTCTACTTCATGTGCCCTGTCGATCCGGCCCGGCGGTACCGCATCAGCGGCAATCGTGGTGACAGCGTGTACTTCTCGATCACCGCGTACAACGAGCCGTCGCCCGGGGCGTGGTCGGACCGCATCGTCGCGCTCGTCCGCGACGACGACCTCGACATCGACGAGGACGGCAACTTCAGCTTCGAGTTCGGGCCGCAGCCCGATGCCGCGGTGCTGATGACGCGCGACTACCAGGCCGACCCGCTGACCGGTCGGCCGGTGAGCTGGACGATCGAGGCGTTGGAACCGCCGGATCCGTTCCGGCACAGCGAGGCCGAGACCGCCGCGGCGCTGCGGGCCGGCGCGGCGTGGCTGCGGACCATGTTCGCGATCCTGCCGCTGGCGGTCGGCGTGAAGAACTCCGATGCGCACGAGTTCGGCCACGAGACCGCGATGGCGGCCAATGATTTCGCCGAACCGTATCAGGTGCCGGACGCCAACTTCGGGTGGTCTGCCCGCGACGCGTGCTACGCGTACGGCAGTTTCGACCTTGCCGAAGACGAAGCCCTGGTGATCACCCACCGCCCGCCGGCGTGCCGGTTCTGGAACCTGGTGGTGTGGAACCAGTTCATGGCGGTGCCCGGTGTCTCCGACGCGCGTAGCTCGGTCAACGGATTCACCGCGGTACCGAACTCCGACGGTTCCGTGACGGTGGTGCTCTCCCGCGGTATGACGGCGCACCCCAATTCACTGACCACGCTCGATTACCCGCGGGGAAACCTGGCGTTCCGCTGGTTCCTGGCCGACCAGGTGCCTGCCCGGCCCGAGGTGTCGCTGGTGAAAGTCACCGAGGCGCCGACGGAGCTGACGTAG
- a CDS encoding TetR/AcrR family transcriptional regulator, producing MMTEVGRPRNQAIADAVLRATTELLGESSYAELSLDAVAARAGTSKPAIYRRWRSKAHLVHEAVFPIDATTEIPQTGSLEGDVREMVRRTHAILGTPAARAALPGLVGEMASDPTLHTALLERFSDILVRDLAGYLESAAGRGEVRREVLASELAEVIAGITLLALITRGATADEDWIDRTARLITKGISA from the coding sequence ATGATGACAGAGGTGGGACGGCCCCGGAATCAGGCGATCGCCGACGCGGTGCTGCGCGCGACGACGGAGCTGCTCGGCGAGTCGTCCTACGCCGAACTGTCGCTGGATGCCGTCGCCGCACGGGCGGGTACCAGCAAGCCGGCCATCTACCGGCGTTGGCGCAGCAAGGCCCACCTGGTGCACGAGGCCGTGTTCCCGATCGACGCGACCACCGAAATACCCCAAACCGGTTCTCTCGAAGGCGATGTGCGAGAGATGGTGCGGCGCACACACGCGATCCTCGGCACGCCCGCCGCCCGCGCGGCGCTGCCCGGCCTCGTCGGGGAGATGGCCTCGGACCCGACCCTGCACACCGCTCTGCTGGAACGCTTCTCCGACATCCTGGTGCGGGATCTGGCCGGATACCTCGAGTCGGCGGCCGGGCGCGGTGAGGTTCGGCGCGAGGTTCTCGCCTCCGAACTGGCCGAGGTGATCGCCGGAATCACGCTGTTGGCGTTGATCACCCGCGGCGCAACCGCAGACGAGGACTGGATCGACCGGACCGCACGGCTCATCACGAAAGGAATCAGTGCATGA
- a CDS encoding sulfotransferase family protein, whose product MMAALAADCPLDADVLHARAREATGLDDFGPDDYRERLNLYVAELREIDMHAPGIVNFHAQLQQWLKNRLLLTDLLTRHPEIEDIELVAPVVIAGLPRSGTTHLHNLLAAAPTFRSLPYWESVEPFPLPSEAGVEPDPRIGRMDLAVQTMDLLMPHFALMHEMTTDHAHEEIQLLANDFSTMLMETLAHVPRWTEYYWNHDQTSTYRYLVTQLKALQFLRGGGRWVLKSPQHLAQLPVIDNVLPGVKVVFTHRDPVPVALSMIAMITYSERMHRDKVDVATVSAAWVDRLEKMLAACVRDRDVIAADRSLDIRFDDFMSDEMGVAESIYSLTGETLDDASRAAVSDYLESHRRGRHGRVHTSAEMFGLDTDDLRRRFAPYTTRFLS is encoded by the coding sequence ATGATGGCGGCGCTGGCCGCAGACTGCCCGCTCGATGCCGACGTGCTGCACGCGCGGGCCCGCGAGGCGACCGGGCTGGACGACTTCGGTCCCGACGACTACCGCGAGCGCCTGAACCTGTACGTTGCCGAGTTGCGCGAGATCGACATGCACGCCCCCGGGATCGTGAACTTCCACGCCCAGCTTCAACAGTGGCTGAAGAACCGGCTGCTGCTGACCGATCTGCTGACCCGCCACCCGGAGATCGAGGACATCGAGCTGGTCGCGCCGGTCGTCATCGCCGGGCTTCCGCGCTCAGGCACCACGCACCTGCACAACCTGCTCGCCGCCGCGCCCACCTTCCGCAGCCTCCCGTATTGGGAGAGCGTCGAGCCGTTCCCGCTGCCGTCGGAGGCCGGTGTCGAACCTGATCCGAGGATCGGCCGAATGGATCTCGCAGTGCAGACGATGGACCTGCTGATGCCGCATTTCGCGCTGATGCACGAGATGACCACCGACCACGCGCACGAAGAGATCCAGCTGCTCGCCAACGACTTCTCCACGATGCTGATGGAGACCCTCGCACATGTGCCGCGCTGGACCGAGTACTACTGGAACCACGACCAGACCTCGACCTACCGGTATCTGGTCACCCAGCTCAAGGCCCTGCAGTTCCTGCGCGGCGGCGGTCGCTGGGTACTGAAATCACCCCAGCACCTGGCCCAGCTGCCGGTGATCGACAATGTGTTGCCCGGGGTCAAAGTCGTCTTCACACACCGTGATCCGGTGCCGGTCGCGCTGTCGATGATCGCGATGATCACGTATTCCGAACGGATGCACCGCGACAAGGTCGACGTTGCGACCGTCTCCGCGGCGTGGGTGGACCGGCTGGAGAAGATGCTCGCCGCGTGTGTCCGCGACCGCGACGTCATCGCCGCCGACCGCTCACTCGACATCCGTTTCGACGATTTCATGTCCGACGAGATGGGTGTCGCCGAGTCCATCTACAGCCTGACCGGCGAAACCCTCGACGACGCATCACGCGCGGCGGTGTCTGACTATCTGGAAAGCCACCGGCGCGGCAGGCACGGCCGGGTACACACCTCCGCCGAGATGTTCGGCCTGGATACCGACGACCTACGGCGGCGCTTCGCGCCCTACACCACCCGATTCCTGAGCTGA
- a CDS encoding endonuclease/exonuclease/phosphatase family protein yields MKLVTFNILHGRTPGHGVDLDRFADCVASLDADILALQEVDSIQQRSGLADLTALAAEAMGARSHRFVAAIAGTPGATWMAATGEEQPGTAAYGVALLSRYPAVSWQVLRLPRIPFRFPLYLREPGKVVVVDEEPRAAVIGVFDTPMGELTVVNTHLSFVPGWNRFQLHRLMRDVRALPWPRIVTGDLNMPAKPARRWSRLRQLAVAPTFPADRPTRQLDHVLTDDPALTVRAFETPELAISDHRPLAVHLERLS; encoded by the coding sequence ATGAAGTTGGTGACGTTCAACATTCTGCACGGGCGCACACCCGGGCACGGGGTGGATCTGGACCGCTTCGCCGACTGCGTGGCCTCGCTCGACGCCGACATCCTCGCGCTGCAGGAGGTCGATTCCATCCAGCAGCGATCCGGGCTCGCCGACCTCACCGCACTGGCCGCCGAAGCGATGGGCGCCAGGAGCCACCGCTTCGTCGCCGCGATCGCCGGCACCCCTGGGGCGACCTGGATGGCCGCCACAGGTGAGGAGCAACCGGGGACGGCCGCGTACGGGGTCGCACTTCTGTCGCGCTACCCCGCGGTGAGCTGGCAGGTGCTGCGGCTGCCGCGGATTCCGTTCCGGTTCCCGCTGTACCTGCGCGAACCCGGAAAGGTGGTGGTCGTCGACGAGGAGCCGCGCGCGGCCGTGATCGGAGTGTTCGACACACCGATGGGCGAGCTCACCGTGGTCAACACCCACCTGTCCTTCGTCCCGGGGTGGAATCGATTCCAGCTGCACCGCTTGATGCGCGACGTGCGCGCGCTGCCCTGGCCGCGGATCGTCACCGGAGACCTGAACATGCCGGCAAAGCCCGCGCGGCGGTGGTCGCGGTTACGGCAGCTCGCGGTCGCGCCGACGTTCCCGGCCGACCGCCCGACCCGCCAGCTCGACCATGTGCTCACCGACGATCCCGCCCTCACCGTGCGGGCCTTCGAGACCCCGGAGCTGGCGATCTCCGATCATCGGCCGCTGGCCGTGCACCTGGAGCGTCTCAGCTGA
- a CDS encoding Crp/Fnr family transcriptional regulator, with amino-acid sequence MDEVLARAAIFQGVDPGAVAALCSQLQQVSFPRGHRVFNEGDLGDALYIITAGRAKVGCTAPDGRESLLTLMGPADMFGELAIFDPGPRTSSVTALTALNAVMMDRDALRFWIAERPEIAEQLLRVLARRLRRTNDTLSDLIFTDVPGRVAKQLLDLARRFGTQQDGSLRVDHGLTQEEIAQLAGSSRETINKALADFAQRGWIEQRGKTTIIHDPARLARRAQR; translated from the coding sequence GTGGACGAGGTATTGGCGCGCGCCGCGATCTTCCAAGGCGTGGATCCAGGCGCCGTGGCAGCGCTGTGCAGCCAGCTTCAACAGGTGTCGTTCCCTCGCGGACACCGCGTGTTCAACGAGGGCGATCTAGGTGATGCTCTCTATATCATCACCGCAGGCCGGGCGAAGGTCGGCTGTACGGCGCCCGATGGCCGGGAGAGCCTGTTGACACTGATGGGCCCGGCCGACATGTTCGGCGAACTCGCGATCTTCGATCCGGGCCCCCGGACCTCGTCGGTCACCGCGCTGACGGCGCTGAACGCGGTGATGATGGACCGCGACGCGCTGCGGTTCTGGATCGCCGAGCGGCCCGAGATCGCCGAGCAGTTGCTGCGCGTCCTGGCGCGCCGACTGCGCCGCACCAATGACACACTTTCGGACCTGATCTTCACCGACGTCCCGGGGCGGGTGGCCAAGCAGCTGCTGGATCTGGCGCGCCGATTCGGCACCCAGCAGGACGGGTCGCTGCGTGTCGACCACGGACTGACCCAGGAGGAGATCGCTCAACTCGCCGGGTCGTCGCGGGAGACGATCAACAAGGCACTGGCCGACTTCGCGCAACGTGGGTGGATCGAGCAGCGCGGCAAGACGACGATCATCCACGACCCCGCCCGCTTGGCACGCCGCGCGCAGAGGTAG